TAAATCTGGCCTTTACCTACCACACGGAAATAGCTGGCACCCAGCATGCTGACAATTTCATCGTTCTTATCAGCTTTATTGATCGGATAGAGAACTTTAAAACCGGCAAAGCCGAGATTTTTAACCGTTTCAGGATCGTGATTGACGGAACCAAAATCAAAATACTCAGGAGAGTATTTAATCTCATCAACCGTTGTCGCCGTCACTTCATTAATTTTCACCGGGGTATCGAAATACATGCCCTGATGGTAAAACTGGAGTTTGAAAGGCGTCTGTACATTATTCCAGTATGATTTGTCGTTATTGAAACGAATTTGCTGATAGTCCGCAAATTTCATATCACGGAATTGCGCAGGAAGATTACTTTTCGGCGCTTCAAAACTCTTTTCAGCCAGCTTTTCGGCCTGCTGTGCCACATCATCAATAGAGAATGCCCAAGCTGGCACTGCGCTCACTGACAGCATAACGGCGGCGGACAGCCAGCGAAGGCTAGCAACCCGCTGTTTAAACCCAAATTTATTATCCAGCACAGCTCCCCCTGTTCGTGTGCTTCAATCAACTAAAATCCATATTAATGGATAAGTTAGCTTTCCGACAACTTGATAAAGATATTGTTCATCATAATAGGTCAGCGTTTAAACAACGAGAACGCTAAAGCATGATAAACCGGGTTGTCAAAATGGAAAACAGCCACGGACTATAGCGAATATCGCCCTGCGCGGGCGTAGGATTATTCCGTTTACGCCCGTGCAATTTCCTGACGTGTCATTGATAGAAATCAGAACGGATAGCAACAGCACTTCACATGTCACTAGCAGTATGTCGGGTATAAACATTTGTGTAACAATGCGGGGACAAGTAAAGTACACTCCTTGGCTGAACCCGGTATTGTTGAATTAAGACTGCTATGCTTTTGTCCGCACTACGACGGCGAAGTTTCCCAGCCTGGGTCGGCATCTTCGCTATTTTGACCATCTTCATTGCCCCAGTGATTTCACAAACACTGGTGCTTCATGGGGCCCATGCTCATGAAAATGGTACAAACACGCATAGCTCGACGGTACATACTAGTGCTACTGCACATACGGCCGACGCGCATGATACAACCGCGTCCACCAGCCACAGCGGCAGTATAGCCGAACCGCACCATAATCATACCGGACATCAGATGTCCGGGCATCACGCGACGCAATCACACCATTCTCCCTCATCGCCATCCATGATGATGGACCATGCTGCTTGCGGTTACTGCGTACTCTTTTCGTATACGCCAGCGCTGTTCGCAACAGGCACTCCCAATCCCATACTGAGCGCGTCTTTATCGGAAGCGCTGGTTATTCATTTTATTTCCCGAATTGTCCTTCCTGAGCGTTATGCTTCTCCTGTAGTCCGCGCTCCGCCTTTCTGAATCACGCATCATCATGCTCATGTGCATTTATAACGCATCGCGCTATATCCTTTCAGGTGTGGCGTTTGATCATTTTTTTGCTAAGTGATTTCAGAGGGGTCTATGTCACACCCTAATCAGGCATCAGCCACTGCTGCCGCCTCCGTTTCACGCCCAGCCGGAGAAACGGCGTCGGATAAACACGCGATGGATAACGTATCGCCACGTGCTGCGATCGTTGCCCTGTTCATCCGACTTCATTTTTATATCGGTATTTTTGTCGGTCCTTTTATTTTTGTCGCCGCTCTGACAGGGACGCTGTATGTCCTGACGCCGCAGATTGAAAACCGACTGTATTCACACCAGCTTTTTACCGAGAGTCAGGGCACGCCACATTCTCTGTCTGAGCAAATCCATGCGGCACAGGCGGGGCTCGCTCACCGTCAGGATGCAAAACTGCTTGCGATCCGCCCTGCACCGGTAGCCGGAGAAACCACCCGCGTCATGTTTGCCTTGCCGGAATTGGGGCCATCGGAAAGCCGCGCCGTTTTCATCGATCCGGTTTCGCTGGAAAATCGCGGCAGTGAGATTGTTTACGGCACCAGCGGCATTCTGCCATTCCGTACCTGGCTTGATTACCTGCACCGCGGGCTGCTGTTAGGCGATGTCGGGCGTAATTACAGCGAGCTGGCAGCATCCTGGCTGTGGGTTGCAGCACTGGGCGGCATTGTTATCTGGTGGTCAACTCGACATCTGTCGTCAGCGACCAAACGACGGAAATTGAAGAATAGCCAGACGACAACAGCCAAGACGCAGCGTCTGCGCCACTGGCACGCCACAATGGGGCTGACGCTGGTGCTTGGTTTGCTCTTTTTCTCCGTAACAGGGTTAACCTGGTCGCAATGGGCGGGAAGCAATATTTCTGTCGCACGTACCGCACTAGGATGGCAGACCCCATCGGTGAACACGCAGTTGCCCACACCGATGTCTCATCACGACATGATGCACGGTCACGATATGGCGATGACTACAGATGAACATGCAGAGCACCATGCGTCGATGCCAATGGAGGATGTCGAAGCCGCTTCACCCGCGTTATTTGATGAGGTGCTGGCTGCCGCACGCGATGCTGGAATTGATGCCAATAAAATCGAAATCCGCCCTGCCACCAAGCCGCACCGTGCCTGGACCGTCAGTGAAATCGATCGTTCCTGGCCAACGCAGGTTGATGCCGTATCGGTTAACCCAGATACGCTGGAGATTATCGACAAAACTGATTTCAACACCTTCCCGCTTGCCGCCAAGCTCACCCGCTGGGGAGTGGATGCACATATGGGCGTGTTATTCGGTTTGCCAAACCAACTCATCCTCGCGGGATTTGGTCTTGGGCTCTGTACGATGATTGTGTGGGGTTATCGGATGTGGTGGATACGTCGTCCAAAATCTCGCCATGACGCTAATCCGGTCAACACGCTGACGGCGGCATTGTTAAGGGTTCCTGTCTTGCAGCGTGTGTTGATTGCGCTTATTACGCTGCTGCTGGCAGTGAGTTTGCCCGTCATGGGGATCAGCCTGCTCATCTTCCTGCTCATTGACGTTGTTCGGTGGTATATGAATCATCCTAAGCAAACTATCGCTAAAAGCTGATTTCCGTCCTGTCATCATTGTCCGACGCGGCAATAAAAAATCGCCATTGTGTTACACAACGAGTGCACACAATGGCGGTCAATCAGCAATACCGTTTAACGACAAAACGTTAGAACGTGGTCCAATCCGCTAACTCACCTTTGGCTGCTGTTTTTTCTGTACGACCATTTTTAGGTGCAGCCAGCGCGGGCGTTTCTGCTTTTCTATTTAATGCCGCACTTTTGTACGAAGCACCAAGATTGAATACGCTGACCGTACGCGCGAGGCTATTGGCTTGATCCTGCAAAGAGAGCGCAGCGGCAGCAGATTCTTCAACCAACGCGGCATTTTGCTGGGTCGTCGTATCAATCTGCCCAACGGCCAGGTTGATCTGGTTGATTCCATCACTTTGCTCACGGCTGGCCTGCGCAATTTCGCTGATGAGTCCCGTTACGCCCTGCACATTCGCCACCAGCGAATTCATCGTGACGCCGGTTTCTTCTACCAGCCCCATGCCGTCCTGCACTTTCTTGAACGAGTCATCGATAAGCTCTTTGATTTCTTTTGCCGCCGTAGCGCTTCGCTGAGCCAGCGCACGCACCTCACTGGCAACAACGGCAAACCCTCTACCCTGTTCACCCGCTCGCGCCGCTTCAACGGCCGCATTCAGCGCCAAAATGTTAGTTTGAAATGCAATGCCATCAATCACACCGATAATTTCTGCCATCCGCTGTGATGAATCACGAATACCACGCATTTCCTGCGTTACCGTTTCCATCATGGCACCGCTTTTTTTCACGGTTTCAGACGCGCTAGCCGCAAGGTCTGTCGCCTGCGTCGTATTATCGGCAGTATTTCTTATCGTCGACGTCAATTGTTCCATCGATGACGCCGTTTCTTCCAGCGAGCTTGCCTGTTCTTCGGTTCGGGCAGATAAATCCTGGTTCCCCGCAGCAATTTGCGATGCGGCACTGGAGATCGTTTCTGCCCCATCGCGCACCTGGCTGACAATCTGCCTTAAGCTGCTGTTCATATTATTCAAGGCGGATAACAGCTGACCGGTTTCATCTTTACGCTCGGTATAAATTTCAGAGGTCAGATCGCCTTTCGCGACATTTTCGGCAACGCCCAGAGCTTCCTGTATCGGCTGAGTTACGCTGCGGGTAATCAATGAAGCAATAATTAATCCAGCCAGCGCACTGATGATAATGATCGTAGCGAGGACCATCAGCGCATTTTTATAACTATCACCCACTTCTTGCGCTGAGGATGACATCTTATCATCTTGTATATCGATAAACTCGTTGACTTTGCTGGTGTATTTCGCCTGAGTAACACGCGTTACGTTGAAGTACTCTTCGGCAGCGGCGTCGGCATTACCTGCTGAGACCAGTGCAGAGAGTTTGTTCGCTGAACCAAGGAAATCACGGCGAATATCGCTAATATCACGTAGTACTGCAACAGATTTATCGTCGCTTACCGATTGGTTCAGATACTCCATGAGTTCAGATATTTTCCCTGAACGCTCTTTGTTCAGCGCCAGCTGTTTATTGATTTCATTTTCTGATTTGAGTAATAACAATAGCTGCTGATTATTGAGGTAACCGTTCAACTCATCAATGAGCTTGTTACTTTTGACGGTGAGTGGGTAATTTTGCGAAACAATCTCATCCATTTTTTCGTGAAAGTTACTTAGCTTTGAAATTGCCACACTACCAATTACTAAAAGCATTAATACCAAAAAAGAAAATCCCGCCCCTAATCGATATCCTATACGCCAGTTGGACAAACTCATTAACATCTCCTTAATTAATTTTCTCTATCTGTATAAAAACATATAATTAAAAAATTAATATTTATTTAATAAATACAGATAGCTCCAATACTCTTTTTCATAACAAAAGATACATATCTCGGGACAGATTATTTATATGCCCTGATGAGAAACATAAACAATATGTAGATAGACATGCTCACCAAACCACATCCATCACAGCGCGGTCGAATGGGTCTAGCCAGATAAAGCGCTCGGTACAAGACATCTGCACATACTGGCAGTGGAAAACACGTCATCCTTTATCCCTCATCTTTCACCGCACGCTCTCGTCCATAGCTGATTTTTTACATTCCCATATGATCGATAAAACCCAGGAGCATTAACTCCACTAAAATTAGGGTTAAATAGCAGCGATAAGGGTGAATAAAAAACCAGAACACGTCTCCCTTGCGCCGAAGGTGGTATCGGCCTTTTGTAGATAATCTTTATATTTTCTAACTTATGGCATTAATATCTATTAAATCGATCATTTTTTTATAATCTATCTATTTATAAGATATGTTTTTCCAGGGAGGATAAATATTGCATTTAGGATGTAACAATAAACTCAAAAACAAAAGGTAACAATTCATTATAAAATTAAATAAACACAACCTGAGTTTATATTATGGCGATCGAGGAGAGTGGGTATATATGGGATTAGACGAATAAGGTGCAATAGTATGTGATTCTCACTTTCTATACTAGCAGCATTACAGGCTAGGTACTTTGAGCAAAGAAACGCACCCAGAGGTCTTTTTATCAAGACCTCTGGGTGATTTAATTTTATTATTTACTTCTTGAATCAATCAGAGATTCAACGTCACATTTCAGTATTACTTTTTCTTGGAAGCCGCTTTGGATTTACCTTTCAGCAATTCCCGAACTTTCTTTAGCTCTTTCTGCGTCAACGGCGCTTCTGTTCCGACTTCTTCTGTACCCTGACTGTCCACTAATTCAGGAGACAACTCAGAGGTCTGGTGGCTTTCATCAAAGCTTCTCAGTAATCGGGCGCTGACTTCTGCACTGATAGATACTTCGTTTTCCAGGGCAGCCGCTTTGATTTTTTCTTTCAGCTCTGGGGAAATCTTCAGAGACAAACTAGATATCTCACTCATTTTATTACCTTTCTCATGGGGTAAAATAGTAAGCTATGACAGCCAGCAAGTAATGTCCATACTGAAATAAAAATTTAATATTTCTGTCACAGAAACAGCTTAATCAGACTATTAGCAAAGAGATTATTATTTCGCTATTTTTATTTCCCTGCCGAATACGATCTATTTCCGTTTTTCATTCTCCAATCGTCAATCATTTTCCGAGTCACTTCGTCTTTGTAACAGATTGGCGAATATCCTCCTACCCGACTCCATGCGCTACGTTTACCACACTTACTGCCATTACGTGCTGAATTATAAGGGCAAGGGCAATGACCAGAATAAGACAAAATCGACTCCTGAATGATCTGTTCTTTGATCTGCTCATCAGAAATTCGGGCAATTTTCGCCATACTAGGCCTAGAAATAGAAAGCAGAGCCACAGCACATACCATCGCAACAGCCAGCGTTGTTTTCATACCAAGGGTCTCATTTTAACCAAAGGATAATAACTGCAGTACAAGATACGAGCAGCAGAACAATGTCACCCAACTACCCATTAAGAGTTAAAAAATTGATCGTAAAATATTAACAACATAAAATGCAGGTGCTGCGAGGATAAAAGGAAACAAACGTGCCACATCATTCCCCATGGGAACTCATTAAACTGACCTACATGATCGGCTTTGTCATTTCCCTGATCGTTACGTTCTTGTTAAGTAAAGACAAATCCCTGCTCATCCGATTCTTTGCTTCGTTGATAGTTGGGCTAACCTGGCCGTTGAGCTTTCCCGTTGTCCTGCTGTTCTCCATCTTTTAAAGCGGCCTCACCGTAGAATTGCTGCCCCGTCACCAATCTCAGACGAGGCAGCAGCGTTATGCAAAAACTAGCGGACAACTAAGACTGACATTTTCGCATGGCGAACGATTGCTGCGGCATTTGAACCAAGTAGATAGGTTTTCACATTCGGTCGCCGCGAACCGATGACGATTAAATCTGCATTAATCTCTTCCGCCAGCGCTAACACTTCGTCTCTGGCCGAGCCAAAACTGACGCTACATGATAAACGCGAGGCAGGAAGGTCGATCGTTTTCATCAGTGATTTCAGCTTGTCATTCGCTTTCACCACCGCCTCATTCTCCAGCTCTTTTATGCCAAAAGAATAAGCAGACAAAAACGCCGACGCATCTGGGAGGGAATGAAAGAGGTGGATTGCGGCACCCGACATTTTGGCCAACCTGACTGCATGCGTAAGCGCGTGTTTGGTGAGTTCATCTTCTTCTATATCTACTGGCACCAGAATGTTCGTGTACATAATCACCTCTCCCCTACGTGGATAACTGATTACCTGTCAGTCTTAAGAAGCGTAGTCTGCCCCTCGTCAGCAAAATATGATCCCGTTCACTTTTACGCATGTTGCCTGCAACTTTTAGCCCAATTGACGCATAAAGTGAGCCGTTAGCTCACCTGTTATTTTCCTTTAAAGCGATCGTGAATAGATACGTGACGATTCACCCCAGGGGTGATAGCCCATTCCGGTAAAGTGAAATCCATACCGTTCATAAAAACCGAGTAACTCGGTGCATAAATGCAATGCAGAAAAACCAGCACGGCGAGCTTCCTGAGCAAGATGTTCAATCAACCGCCCCGCATAACCTTTGCCACGATAGTTTTCTTCAACGTAAAGCGCGCACAACCAGGGATA
The nucleotide sequence above comes from Pectobacterium brasiliense. Encoded proteins:
- a CDS encoding DUF2946 domain-containing protein, with amino-acid sequence MLLSALRRRSFPAWVGIFAILTIFIAPVISQTLVLHGAHAHENGTNTHSSTVHTSATAHTADAHDTTASTSHSGSIAEPHHNHTGHQMSGHHATQSHHSPSSPSMMMDHAACGYCVLFSYTPALFATGTPNPILSASLSEALVIHFISRIVLPERYASPVVRAPPF
- a CDS encoding PepSY-associated TM helix domain-containing protein, with the translated sequence MSHPNQASATAAASVSRPAGETASDKHAMDNVSPRAAIVALFIRLHFYIGIFVGPFIFVAALTGTLYVLTPQIENRLYSHQLFTESQGTPHSLSEQIHAAQAGLAHRQDAKLLAIRPAPVAGETTRVMFALPELGPSESRAVFIDPVSLENRGSEIVYGTSGILPFRTWLDYLHRGLLLGDVGRNYSELAASWLWVAALGGIVIWWSTRHLSSATKRRKLKNSQTTTAKTQRLRHWHATMGLTLVLGLLFFSVTGLTWSQWAGSNISVARTALGWQTPSVNTQLPTPMSHHDMMHGHDMAMTTDEHAEHHASMPMEDVEAASPALFDEVLAAARDAGIDANKIEIRPATKPHRAWTVSEIDRSWPTQVDAVSVNPDTLEIIDKTDFNTFPLAAKLTRWGVDAHMGVLFGLPNQLILAGFGLGLCTMIVWGYRMWWIRRPKSRHDANPVNTLTAALLRVPVLQRVLIALITLLLAVSLPVMGISLLIFLLIDVVRWYMNHPKQTIAKS
- a CDS encoding methyl-accepting chemotaxis protein; protein product: MSLSNWRIGYRLGAGFSFLVLMLLVIGSVAISKLSNFHEKMDEIVSQNYPLTVKSNKLIDELNGYLNNQQLLLLLKSENEINKQLALNKERSGKISELMEYLNQSVSDDKSVAVLRDISDIRRDFLGSANKLSALVSAGNADAAAEEYFNVTRVTQAKYTSKVNEFIDIQDDKMSSSAQEVGDSYKNALMVLATIIIISALAGLIIASLITRSVTQPIQEALGVAENVAKGDLTSEIYTERKDETGQLLSALNNMNSSLRQIVSQVRDGAETISSAASQIAAGNQDLSARTEEQASSLEETASSMEQLTSTIRNTADNTTQATDLAASASETVKKSGAMMETVTQEMRGIRDSSQRMAEIIGVIDGIAFQTNILALNAAVEAARAGEQGRGFAVVASEVRALAQRSATAAKEIKELIDDSFKKVQDGMGLVEETGVTMNSLVANVQGVTGLISEIAQASREQSDGINQINLAVGQIDTTTQQNAALVEESAAAALSLQDQANSLARTVSVFNLGASYKSAALNRKAETPALAAPKNGRTEKTAAKGELADWTTF
- a CDS encoding GhoT/OrtT family toxin, whose translation is MPHHSPWELIKLTYMIGFVISLIVTFLLSKDKSLLIRFFASLIVGLTWPLSFPVVLLFSIF
- a CDS encoding universal stress protein; translation: MYTNILVPVDIEEDELTKHALTHAVRLAKMSGAAIHLFHSLPDASAFLSAYSFGIKELENEAVVKANDKLKSLMKTIDLPASRLSCSVSFGSARDEVLALAEEINADLIVIGSRRPNVKTYLLGSNAAAIVRHAKMSVLVVR